Sequence from the Plasmodium yoelii strain 17X genome assembly, chromosome: 10 genome:
AATCTTTTGTCTGCAAATGGTGGAAAAGGTTGGAAAATGGTggaaaatgttgaaaaatgTTGGAACAAATAACGGGGCAACAGTTGAGGTGCATTACAAATTTGCTTCGCTCATTTTGAAGGGACTGTTCTTTTTCTCGATTTCGAAGATCATGTATTTTTTGCGTCAATTTCTTCAtagctatttttttgtttagtTCTTGAGTTCTACAAAtgattgtatatattacataataattaaaatgtatgttttaataataattaacatgtatgttttaataataattaacatgtatgttttaataataattaacaTGTATGTTTTAATAATAGTTTTTATAACCTTTCTTTCTGAGATTCTGCTTGTATTCCTGTATGTGTGTGTACAATCCTTACAGCAGACTCGATctaaaaaagtgaaaataaagaaaaaaatattttatttatattttacaaaatttatttatattttatttgtattttatttatttttcatgaGACTAACCTTATTAACATTTTGTCCCCCCGGTTTACTTGACCTGAatgtcattatttttaaatcttttgaatttatttcatatttatttgcaTAATCTTGGATAAAAACTGCTATAGTAGCAGTAGAGGATTGTATTTTTTCCTGACATAATTTAAAATGGGTGCACACAACTATTAGTATGCAACCATTAGTATGCAACCATTAGTATGCAACCATTAGTATGCAACTATTAGTACATATCTGTGCAATTTTCGTACTGTTTTCCTTTATGTATTCCCACCTTATTCTCATTTTTGGGAATCCTTTTAACTTGGTGTATCCCCGATTCGTTTTTGAATAAATCGTATAAACTTATTTGAATTTCTTCCCcctctttatttatttttacatcaTTTGGCGATTTTATAATTAGCGAATTGGTGGCATCCTTCacaaaaatggaaaaaaaaatggaaaattacaaaattacaaaattacAAACATGAGTTCATTATTATTCCCCCCATTTTGCCGTTCTTAATTCATTCAATGTGGGGTTATTTTTACCTTAACACTTTTAActgtacatttttttttttctgcaTAATTTTGGTAAATCTGGTAAAGGAACACGTTTATGTTTGCATATAAAATGaggtaaaaaataaatgtgcaCATACATGTATAATCTTCATTTTACATTCcaatatattatgtaaaataaaaaaataatttttttttttgtaccttttt
This genomic interval carries:
- a CDS encoding peptide chain release factor 1, putative; the encoded protein is MSIIYLLCFILFFDFPCLVSSFYINRIRKLCVLRPKRSLNNEKPFLNSENVLNKNHVRIEFRSGIGGDEAELWSNELKKIYQNYAEKKKCTVKSVKDATNSLIIKSPNDVKINKEGEEIQISLYDLFKNESGIHQVKRIPKNENKEKIQSSTATIAVFIQDYANKYEINSKDLKIMTFRSSKPGGQNVNKIESAVRIVHTHTGIQAESQKERTQELNKKIAMKKLTQKIHDLRNREKEQSLQNERSKFTKDCSRSNRIRTYNFFTGYITDHVKNRKYDLMYFEKGKLEYLFNI